The proteins below are encoded in one region of Candidatus Neomarinimicrobiota bacterium:
- a CDS encoding queuosine precursor transporter — protein sequence MDFKNRLFLILTGIFIASLISANLIFQKFFTWTPFGLYTFELSVGILPYPVTFLVTDLISELYGKKKANQVVLSGLVASVFVMGVVILANFVPQTEWSPVGDETFTKVFGLFGPAVFASMVAYLAAQYIDIRIFHFWKRLTKGKHLWLRNNGSTIVSQLVDTSAVLILLCTAGAIDWVRFWPLLANGFMFKVLVALLDTPLFYLGVWALKDKIHEDPDEVDWAKHSFAEEA from the coding sequence ATGGACTTTAAAAACCGACTTTTCCTCATTTTGACGGGCATCTTTATTGCCTCACTGATTAGCGCAAACCTTATCTTCCAAAAATTTTTTACATGGACACCGTTCGGCCTTTATACTTTTGAATTGTCCGTAGGCATACTTCCCTATCCGGTTACATTCTTGGTCACGGATCTCATTTCAGAATTGTACGGAAAAAAGAAAGCCAACCAGGTTGTGTTATCGGGATTGGTGGCTTCTGTATTTGTTATGGGTGTCGTTATCCTTGCCAACTTTGTGCCCCAAACCGAATGGTCCCCGGTGGGAGATGAAACATTCACAAAAGTATTTGGATTATTTGGACCGGCAGTATTTGCATCCATGGTGGCTTATTTAGCGGCCCAATATATTGACATCAGAATATTTCATTTTTGGAAAAGGCTCACCAAAGGAAAACATCTTTGGCTAAGGAATAATGGTTCAACAATCGTCTCCCAATTGGTGGATACATCAGCCGTATTGATTCTGTTATGTACGGCCGGCGCCATAGATTGGGTAAGATTCTGGCCCTTATTGGCTAACGGATTTATGTTCAAGGTATTGGTGGCATTATTGGATACACCATTGTTTTACCTAGGGGTATGGGCTTTGAAGGATAAAATCCACGAAGATCCTGATGAAGTCGATTGGGCTAAACATTCATTTGCAGAAGAGGCATAA
- a CDS encoding 6-carboxytetrahydropterin synthase produces MNNPYLTKVFYFNAAHQYGHGDWTDEKNWDVFGPDSKVHGHNYTLEVMVTGEINPETGFIVDLGHLKKIVETHVIDILDHSQIEKEVDWFKDKQPSSENLVQFIWEQIAPRLKGAKLHRIRLRETPTIFTDYYGPSSAS; encoded by the coding sequence ATGAACAATCCCTATTTAACCAAAGTTTTCTATTTCAACGCCGCCCATCAATACGGTCATGGGGACTGGACGGATGAAAAAAACTGGGATGTGTTTGGTCCCGATTCAAAAGTCCATGGACATAACTATACATTAGAGGTCATGGTGACCGGTGAGATTAATCCCGAAACAGGATTCATTGTTGACTTGGGCCACTTGAAGAAAATTGTTGAAACACATGTAATCGATATATTGGATCATAGCCAAATTGAAAAAGAAGTGGATTGGTTCAAGGATAAACAGCCCAGTTCTGAAAACTTGGTTCAGTTCATTTGGGAACAGATTGCCCCCCGATTGAAAGGGGCCAAACTACATAGAATTCGACTCCGGGAAACACCCACTATTTTTACTGATTATTACGGTCCGAGCTCCGCGAGTTAA
- the lipB gene encoding lipoyl(octanoyl) transferase LipB, translating to MKNQIKVIDLGQMDYQSSWDFQKEYHQKVLIGQAPDTLIFVEHEPVYTLGKNADENHLLQSAPKDAKVFNVERGGDITFHGPGQIVGYPILDLHRFKKNVSWYMRTLEQMMIDTLFTYGIEAGLKEGLTGVWVGDEKIGAQGVRISRWVTMHGFALNVNTDLNYYGGIIPCGIFEYGVTSMEKVLGGKQDLSLVKNKITQSFNDVFHMQEIVEVN from the coding sequence ATGAAAAACCAAATTAAAGTCATAGACTTAGGCCAAATGGATTACCAATCTTCTTGGGATTTCCAAAAGGAATACCACCAAAAAGTGTTAATAGGACAGGCGCCAGATACATTGATATTTGTAGAGCATGAACCAGTCTATACGTTAGGCAAAAACGCGGATGAAAATCATTTGCTTCAATCAGCGCCAAAAGATGCAAAAGTATTCAACGTAGAACGAGGTGGCGATATTACCTTTCATGGTCCTGGGCAAATTGTGGGATATCCGATTTTGGATCTTCACCGATTTAAAAAAAATGTCAGTTGGTATATGCGAACTTTAGAACAAATGATGATCGATACGTTATTCACTTATGGTATTGAGGCAGGATTGAAAGAAGGGCTAACTGGTGTTTGGGTTGGTGATGAAAAGATTGGCGCCCAAGGTGTTCGAATCTCCCGTTGGGTTACGATGCATGGGTTTGCTCTTAACGTGAATACAGATCTCAATTATTATGGGGGGATAATTCCCTGCGGTATTTTTGAATATGGTGTCACATCCATGGAAAAGGTTCTGGGGGGAAAACAAGATTTATCCTTAGTGAAAAACAAGATAACACAATCATTTAATGATGTATTTCATATGCAGGAAATAGTAGAGGTGAATTGA
- a CDS encoding 2-oxo acid dehydrogenase subunit E2, translated as MIVDVVMPKMGESITEGTIIEWRKKVGDAIELDEILLEIGTDKVDSEIPSPTAGVLVEILAEPNDVLDVGAVIARVETEAGAAKPIASPPKKEKPVVEPDPIVEKPVEAPKPVTQTRPPIQASGEKKFITPVVNKIAAENGIGFEELMTISGSGKGGRVTKLDILKYLESRTAAPAPQQQSSIPKPATAPAFTGDEARVEMDHMRKLIAGHMRKSIETSAHVYVMTEVDMSAIVNYVNSQEDAFYKKEGYKLTYTPFIIQACVKALTANPDMNASIDGSAIIYHKNVNIGMAVAVDKGLMVPVMARCEELNFLGLCRKVRDMAVRTRNKQLNPDELQGSTFSISNFGVFNVTMGTPIINQPNVGILGVGVVKKRPVVIETNEGDTIGIKSMMFLSLGFDHRLVDGAGGSQFIESVRQNIENINLENII; from the coding sequence ATGATTGTAGATGTTGTTATGCCAAAAATGGGTGAATCAATTACTGAAGGCACCATTATAGAATGGCGCAAAAAAGTGGGTGATGCCATAGAATTGGACGAAATTTTATTGGAGATTGGCACAGATAAAGTAGATTCTGAAATTCCCAGTCCAACAGCTGGTGTCCTTGTTGAAATCCTCGCCGAGCCCAATGATGTACTGGATGTGGGTGCTGTTATTGCACGGGTTGAAACAGAGGCCGGCGCAGCGAAACCGATTGCATCGCCACCAAAGAAAGAAAAGCCGGTGGTTGAACCTGACCCCATTGTTGAAAAACCTGTAGAAGCGCCAAAACCAGTGACTCAAACACGACCTCCAATACAGGCTTCAGGGGAAAAGAAATTTATTACACCAGTGGTTAATAAAATTGCTGCAGAAAATGGTATTGGTTTTGAAGAACTGATGACCATTTCCGGTTCAGGCAAAGGCGGTCGAGTGACCAAACTGGATATTTTAAAATATTTGGAAAGTCGCACTGCCGCACCAGCGCCTCAACAACAAAGCAGTATCCCGAAACCGGCAACTGCACCGGCATTCACTGGTGATGAAGCCAGAGTTGAAATGGATCATATGCGCAAACTGATTGCTGGTCATATGCGAAAAAGTATAGAAACATCGGCCCATGTTTATGTCATGACAGAAGTAGATATGTCCGCTATTGTGAATTATGTTAATTCCCAGGAAGATGCTTTCTATAAAAAGGAAGGATATAAACTTACCTACACACCTTTCATAATACAGGCTTGCGTTAAGGCATTGACTGCCAATCCAGATATGAATGCATCCATCGATGGATCAGCGATTATTTATCATAAAAATGTAAATATTGGAATGGCCGTGGCTGTGGATAAAGGTCTCATGGTTCCTGTTATGGCCAGATGTGAAGAGCTTAATTTTCTTGGGTTATGCCGTAAGGTGAGAGATATGGCCGTGCGTACTCGCAACAAACAATTGAACCCCGATGAACTCCAGGGATCCACATTTTCCATTTCCAATTTTGGCGTATTCAATGTTACTATGGGAACACCAATTATCAACCAACCAAACGTGGGAATCCTCGGTGTGGGTGTGGTGAAAAAACGGCCTGTGGTGATTGAAACAAACGAAGGGGATACAATAGGGATCAAAAGTATGATGTTCTTATCCTTAGGGTTTGATCATCGATTGGTAGATGGTGCCGGCGGCAGTCAATTTATCGAATCTGTCAGGCAAAATATTGAAAACATTAATTTAGAAAACATAATCTAA
- the lipA gene encoding lipoyl synthase — MEITAKRTISKKPKIRLQYGEDYKFVQEVVSTNKLNTVCEEARCPNIYECWGRGTATIMILGNTCTRSCGFCSVNTGKPQVLDEMEPVRTAMAVKKMNLSHVVITSVDRDDLKGDYGSKIWAETIKQIHHHVPECTVEVLTPDFQGFKPALETVFEAAPEIFSHNVECIERISRQVRAQSVWSRSLDVLKQSVDYGLLTKTSMMVGLGESKSEVVETMKEVVDLGVEIFTIGQYLQPTKNHLPVNRYVEDEEFEDYKRIGLELGFRVVESGALVRSSYHADEQARLAKVII, encoded by the coding sequence ATGGAAATAACCGCCAAAAGAACCATTTCCAAAAAACCAAAAATTCGTCTGCAATACGGGGAGGATTACAAATTCGTCCAGGAGGTTGTGAGTACCAACAAACTCAATACTGTTTGTGAAGAAGCTCGCTGTCCCAATATTTATGAATGCTGGGGCCGCGGTACAGCCACTATTATGATTCTCGGGAATACTTGTACTCGTTCATGTGGATTCTGTTCTGTGAATACAGGAAAGCCTCAAGTCCTGGATGAGATGGAACCGGTGCGAACGGCAATGGCGGTGAAGAAAATGAATTTGAGTCATGTCGTGATTACCTCAGTAGATCGGGATGATCTAAAAGGTGATTATGGTTCAAAGATTTGGGCAGAGACAATTAAACAAATTCACCACCACGTCCCTGAATGTACCGTTGAAGTTTTGACGCCTGATTTTCAAGGATTCAAACCGGCATTGGAAACAGTATTTGAAGCAGCGCCAGAGATTTTTTCTCACAATGTAGAATGCATCGAACGGATTAGCCGACAAGTCCGCGCACAGTCAGTTTGGTCTAGAAGCCTAGATGTTTTGAAACAATCAGTGGATTATGGGTTGCTGACCAAAACAAGCATGATGGTTGGTCTTGGTGAATCAAAAAGCGAGGTAGTTGAAACTATGAAAGAAGTGGTGGATTTGGGTGTAGAGATTTTTACCATTGGTCAATATTTACAACCGACCAAGAATCACCTACCTGTGAATCGTTATGTTGAAGATGAAGAATTTGAAGATTACAAAAGGATAGGATTAGAATTGGGTTTTCGTGTAGTGGAATCAGGTGCATTGGTGCGGAGTTCTTACCATGCAGATGAACAAGCGCGACTAGCAAAGGTAATAATATGA
- the folE gene encoding GTP cyclohydrolase I FolE, producing the protein MTKNFDRLENITKDLLEIIGEDSKREGLVKTPTRVAKSWEYFSQGYRANLNDIINDAVFHEDCSELIVVRDIEFFSMCEHHMIPFFGRAHVGYLPDGKVIGLSKIPRIVDMFSRRLQLQERLTSQVANTLQEVLDPVGVAVVMEGRHLCMQMRGVEKQNSYASTSAMLGQFRKSAETRAEFLSIIGK; encoded by the coding sequence ATGACGAAAAATTTTGATCGGTTAGAAAACATTACCAAGGATTTACTCGAAATTATCGGGGAAGATTCAAAACGGGAAGGGTTGGTAAAAACACCAACGCGCGTTGCCAAATCTTGGGAATATTTTTCTCAAGGTTACCGCGCCAATTTAAATGATATTATAAATGACGCAGTTTTTCACGAAGATTGTAGTGAGCTAATCGTTGTTCGAGACATTGAATTCTTTTCCATGTGTGAACACCATATGATTCCATTTTTTGGTAGAGCCCATGTGGGCTATTTGCCCGATGGGAAAGTGATTGGCCTTTCAAAAATTCCCCGAATTGTTGATATGTTTTCCCGCAGACTTCAATTGCAGGAACGGTTGACATCTCAAGTAGCTAATACGCTACAAGAAGTACTTGATCCAGTTGGCGTAGCCGTTGTCATGGAAGGCCGTCATCTCTGTATGCAAATGCGCGGTGTTGAAAAACAAAATAGTTATGCATCCACATCTGCCATGTTGGGTCAATTCAGAAAATCGGCAGAAACGCGAGCAGAATTTTTAAGCATTATAGGAAAATAA
- a CDS encoding tungsten formylmethanofuran dehydrogenase codes for MPRLHGFQKKELLEIYRKMVLARRLDEKMMIMIRQGKSFFHIACSGHEAAQLAASSNLKPGEDWIYPYYRDAALTLGLGVTSKDHLLGFLARKDDPASGGRQMPQHFGDKELRIVSQSSPTGTQFLQSVGSALTRKWEGKKEVVYVSSGEGTTSQGEFHEALNWASREKLPIIFHVEDNEYAISVHISEQTSGGSVYSMVAGYQNLARYNVDGTDFFETHLAFQKAVDRARKGKGPSVIVSNVVRLLPHSSSDDQRKYRSEEDLETDRKRDPILRFEEACIEGKTIQQKEFDKIRDEVKTLVDKETEWAEQQEHPEKSTAMDYIYSHEPALEETNFNEISEKVVLVDAINHALSEEMGKNDKMVIFGEDVADPKGGVFTASRGLTNKYGKDRVFNSPLAEASIVGTGIGMACAGWKPVIEIQFGDYIWTAMMQIRNELSTMRYRSNNAWSCPVVIRVPVGGYIHGGLCHSQSIDGYFMHIPGIRIAYPSNAADAKGLLKAACRMDDPVLFMEHKGLYRQGFAATPEPDENYILPFGKARVLQEGAVLTIITWGAMVQKSIEAVKKEGIDPGIVEIIDLRTLNPLDEKTISASVEKTGKVLVVHEDNLTNGPGAEIAAIIAERHFEDLDGPIKRVGSADCHVPFNWFLEEEILPQTLNIQTALKELLEY; via the coding sequence ATGCCAAGATTGCATGGATTCCAGAAAAAAGAATTATTAGAGATTTACCGAAAGATGGTTCTGGCCCGGCGGTTGGATGAAAAAATGATGATTATGATACGGCAAGGGAAATCGTTTTTTCATATTGCTTGCTCTGGTCATGAAGCAGCCCAGTTGGCTGCATCTTCAAATTTGAAACCGGGTGAAGATTGGATATATCCCTATTACAGGGATGCGGCCTTGACCTTGGGTCTTGGGGTGACGAGTAAAGATCATTTATTGGGATTTTTGGCGCGGAAGGATGATCCTGCATCCGGTGGTCGCCAAATGCCCCAGCATTTTGGGGATAAAGAATTACGAATCGTGAGTCAATCCAGTCCCACTGGCACCCAATTTTTACAGTCTGTTGGTTCGGCTTTGACCCGAAAGTGGGAAGGGAAAAAGGAAGTGGTCTATGTGTCCTCTGGTGAGGGGACTACAAGCCAGGGTGAATTCCATGAAGCGTTGAACTGGGCCAGTCGGGAAAAGCTTCCGATTATTTTTCATGTAGAAGATAATGAGTATGCTATTAGTGTTCATATTTCTGAACAAACTTCTGGCGGATCGGTTTATTCCATGGTGGCTGGTTACCAAAATTTGGCTCGTTATAATGTAGATGGAACAGATTTTTTTGAGACTCATTTGGCTTTTCAAAAAGCAGTGGATCGTGCTCGAAAAGGGAAAGGTCCTTCAGTTATTGTTTCCAATGTTGTACGATTATTACCTCATTCCTCTTCTGATGACCAACGAAAGTACCGCTCAGAAGAAGATCTTGAAACTGATAGAAAAAGGGATCCAATTTTACGGTTTGAAGAAGCCTGCATCGAAGGGAAAACTATTCAACAAAAAGAATTTGATAAGATCCGTGATGAAGTCAAAACTCTTGTAGATAAAGAAACAGAGTGGGCGGAACAGCAAGAGCATCCTGAGAAATCAACAGCTATGGATTATATTTATTCCCATGAACCGGCTTTAGAAGAAACCAACTTTAATGAAATCAGCGAAAAAGTTGTATTGGTGGATGCTATCAATCATGCCCTTTCTGAAGAGATGGGGAAAAATGATAAAATGGTGATATTTGGAGAAGATGTTGCGGATCCCAAGGGTGGTGTATTTACGGCGAGCCGGGGACTTACAAATAAATATGGAAAAGATCGTGTTTTTAACTCTCCATTAGCTGAAGCATCTATTGTTGGGACTGGAATTGGCATGGCTTGCGCAGGGTGGAAGCCCGTTATTGAGATACAGTTTGGTGATTATATATGGACGGCAATGATGCAGATTAGGAATGAATTGTCCACCATGCGCTACCGATCAAATAATGCCTGGAGTTGCCCCGTTGTGATTCGCGTTCCTGTAGGTGGGTATATTCACGGCGGACTTTGTCACAGCCAATCAATCGATGGATATTTTATGCATATTCCGGGAATTCGAATTGCCTATCCATCAAATGCGGCAGATGCCAAGGGATTGCTAAAAGCGGCTTGCCGGATGGATGATCCTGTGTTATTTATGGAACATAAAGGACTATACCGCCAGGGATTTGCGGCGACACCAGAGCCGGACGAAAATTATATACTGCCATTTGGTAAAGCGCGAGTATTGCAAGAAGGCGCTGTTTTAACCATTATAACCTGGGGTGCCATGGTGCAAAAATCTATCGAAGCGGTTAAAAAAGAAGGCATTGATCCTGGGATTGTGGAAATCATTGACCTGCGGACACTCAATCCACTGGATGAAAAAACAATCAGTGCATCCGTTGAAAAAACTGGTAAAGTTTTAGTGGTTCATGAGGATAATTTAACCAACGGTCCAGGGGCAGAAATTGCAGCAATCATTGCCGAACGACATTTTGAAGACTTGGATGGCCCCATAAAACGGGTAGGTTCAGCGGACTGCCATGTGCCTTTTAACTGGTTTTTAGAAGAAGAGATTCTTCCCCAAACCCTTAATATTCAAACTGCGCTAAAAGAATTACTGGAGTACTGA
- a CDS encoding endopeptidase La — MSDEFEKDLNEDLLEESETYPVMPLRNTVLFPQQVIPIYIGRDKSLKLINELPPKSKHIVVVAQEDGSIEDPSPEDLYSFGTLAVVLKVFDMPDNSKSAIVQGIDRVKILSYKEKEPYYRAAVQRVADTSPTDDIELDAMGSNLRQVFGDLIQVAPNLSEEHTGMLSNIQKPSRLADRTVSLLTVSNPEKQEILEEL, encoded by the coding sequence ATGAGCGACGAATTTGAAAAAGATTTAAACGAAGATTTGCTGGAAGAAAGCGAAACTTATCCTGTAATGCCTTTGCGGAATACGGTATTATTTCCGCAGCAAGTAATTCCGATTTACATCGGCAGGGATAAATCCCTGAAGCTAATTAACGAATTGCCACCCAAGAGCAAGCATATTGTTGTGGTGGCCCAGGAAGATGGCTCCATAGAAGATCCTAGCCCAGAAGATTTATACTCTTTTGGAACGCTCGCGGTTGTCCTGAAAGTTTTTGATATGCCGGACAATAGTAAATCCGCCATTGTCCAAGGGATCGATCGCGTTAAAATTTTATCCTATAAAGAAAAAGAACCATATTATCGTGCTGCTGTTCAACGTGTTGCAGACACTTCTCCGACGGATGATATAGAACTCGATGCCATGGGAAGTAATCTTCGCCAGGTATTCGGTGATTTGATCCAGGTAGCGCCCAACCTGAGTGAAGAGCACACGGGCATGTTATCCAACATCCAGAAGCCATCACGATTGGCCGACAGAACCGTTTCATTGCTTACAGTTTCTAACCCTGAAAAACAGGAGATATTGGAAGAACT
- a CDS encoding antibiotic biosynthesis monooxygenase, which translates to MSLANTPKPPYYAVIFTSIHTLEEKEEYDTASTRMSELAQNMPGFLGVESVRESNGFGITSVYWKDKESIKAWRNHSEHKIVKKRGKAIWYEKYIVRIAKVEKDYGKI; encoded by the coding sequence ATGAGCCTAGCCAATACACCAAAACCACCATATTATGCGGTCATTTTTACCTCGATTCATACACTTGAAGAAAAGGAAGAATATGATACAGCATCAACTCGAATGTCTGAACTTGCACAAAATATGCCTGGATTCTTAGGGGTAGAATCAGTGCGTGAATCTAATGGGTTTGGTATTACATCGGTCTATTGGAAAGATAAAGAATCCATTAAAGCATGGCGCAATCACAGCGAACATAAAATAGTTAAAAAACGCGGTAAGGCGATTTGGTATGAAAAATATATTGTTCGGATTGCAAAAGTAGAAAAAGACTATGGTAAAATTTGA
- the lpdA gene encoding dihydrolipoyl dehydrogenase — MVKFDIAVLGGGPGGYVAAIRAAQLGKNTVIIDEDNLGGVCLNWGCIPTKALLKNAEILHYVKNSKKFGINIPEYDVDFSKTIKRSRDVSNRLSKGIEFLMKKNKITHINGRGVLKSANEIEVTNGKKNDSVKADSIIIATGARPRIFPGMEPDGKQVITSKEAMILKEPPKKMVIIGAGAIGAEFAYFYNEYGTQIHLIEMMSNILPVEDVDVSKEVEKSFKKSGIKIYTETKVTQIEKLKTRVKVHAEKGGKSQTIDADIVLNAVGVTGNIENIGLDDIGVKTDRGAITINEFNQTSVPNIYAIGDVSGPPWLAHVASAQGHVAAEHAAGENAHPVDYSNIPGCTYCQPQVASLGMTEAVAKEMGHDIKVGRFDFRASGKALAIRESTGFVKIIFDAKYGELLGCHIVGSEATELIAELGVAKALETTWQEIAMTVHAHPTLSEAVMEAALDAFGQSVHQ, encoded by the coding sequence ATGGTAAAATTTGATATTGCTGTTTTAGGCGGTGGCCCCGGGGGGTATGTTGCTGCCATTCGTGCGGCCCAATTGGGTAAAAATACAGTCATTATAGATGAAGATAATTTGGGTGGTGTTTGCCTGAATTGGGGATGTATCCCCACCAAAGCATTGTTGAAAAATGCTGAAATTCTCCATTATGTGAAAAATAGTAAAAAGTTTGGGATTAATATTCCGGAATATGATGTGGATTTTAGTAAAACAATCAAACGAAGTCGTGATGTCTCCAACCGTCTTTCTAAGGGAATCGAATTCTTGATGAAGAAAAATAAGATTACCCATATCAACGGTAGAGGAGTATTGAAATCCGCCAATGAAATTGAAGTGACCAATGGCAAAAAGAACGATTCGGTAAAAGCGGACAGTATTATTATTGCCACTGGGGCGCGGCCAAGAATTTTTCCAGGAATGGAGCCGGACGGGAAACAGGTGATTACCTCCAAAGAAGCCATGATTTTAAAGGAGCCGCCGAAGAAAATGGTCATTATCGGCGCCGGTGCGATTGGGGCAGAGTTCGCCTATTTTTATAATGAATATGGCACTCAGATTCACCTAATTGAAATGATGTCCAACATCCTCCCAGTAGAAGATGTGGATGTCTCTAAAGAAGTGGAAAAAAGTTTTAAAAAATCCGGCATTAAGATTTACACAGAAACAAAAGTGACCCAAATTGAGAAGCTAAAAACCAGAGTGAAGGTTCATGCTGAAAAGGGTGGAAAGAGCCAAACCATTGATGCGGATATTGTTTTGAATGCAGTTGGGGTCACGGGGAATATTGAGAATATTGGTCTAGATGATATTGGAGTCAAAACAGACCGGGGCGCCATCACAATTAATGAATTTAATCAAACTTCCGTCCCCAATATTTATGCCATTGGTGATGTCTCGGGACCGCCTTGGTTGGCCCATGTAGCATCGGCCCAAGGCCATGTAGCGGCGGAGCATGCTGCCGGTGAGAACGCTCATCCAGTGGATTATTCAAATATTCCCGGATGTACTTATTGTCAGCCTCAAGTGGCCTCCTTGGGAATGACAGAAGCGGTAGCCAAAGAAATGGGACATGATATTAAAGTAGGACGATTTGATTTTCGTGCCAGCGGAAAAGCTCTGGCAATCCGAGAATCCACTGGGTTTGTAAAAATTATTTTTGACGCCAAATATGGCGAATTGTTGGGTTGCCACATTGTGGGCAGCGAAGCGACTGAATTAATCGCCGAACTAGGTGTGGCCAAGGCGTTGGAAACAACTTGGCAAGAAATTGCAATGACGGTTCATGCCCATCCCACTTTATCGGAAGCGGTCATGGAAGCGGCCTTGGATGCATTTGGCCAGAGTGTTCATCAGTAA
- a CDS encoding methyltransferase domain-containing protein has protein sequence MPIDHVLKLYSESIRSPYLHYGFWDHPENVNVDNISLDEMVAAQGRYIEHLTSFIPEDVKTVLDVGAGIGGNSSYLLSQGYSVEALSPDEYQESVFAKKYNGEVKFHRTKFEDFEPEKQYDLVLESESACYIQIETGWKTARKTIRDGGYLLASDYFLHHNDGSGDWHIKAAHDEKIYMEKAKEYGFKLIREYDQTENTMPTLDGAKAFMERFIYPTVEFSSNYLDKKHPFILKVIKKAFGKKVNKKLKQFSLLESDDFRKYKRYMIYLFQKVD, from the coding sequence ATGCCTATTGATCACGTATTAAAACTCTATTCAGAATCGATCCGTTCGCCCTATCTACACTATGGATTTTGGGATCATCCTGAAAATGTGAATGTGGATAATATTTCTTTAGATGAAATGGTGGCTGCCCAGGGACGCTATATCGAACACTTGACTTCCTTCATTCCCGAGGATGTGAAAACTGTCCTAGATGTGGGCGCAGGAATCGGTGGCAATTCCAGTTATCTTTTATCGCAAGGGTATTCAGTAGAAGCATTGTCTCCAGATGAATACCAAGAAAGTGTATTTGCGAAAAAATATAATGGTGAGGTAAAATTTCACCGGACGAAGTTTGAGGATTTCGAACCGGAAAAACAATATGACCTAGTGCTGGAGAGTGAAAGTGCTTGTTATATCCAGATTGAGACGGGGTGGAAAACAGCTCGAAAAACCATTAGAGATGGGGGCTACCTTTTGGCCTCCGATTATTTTCTTCATCACAATGATGGTAGCGGTGATTGGCATATCAAGGCCGCTCATGATGAAAAAATCTATATGGAAAAAGCAAAAGAATATGGTTTTAAACTAATTCGCGAATATGATCAAACAGAGAATACCATGCCAACCTTGGATGGTGCTAAAGCATTCATGGAGCGGTTCATTTATCCAACGGTAGAGTTCTCTTCAAACTATTTGGATAAAAAGCATCCTTTTATTTTAAAGGTAATTAAAAAAGCATTTGGTAAAAAAGTAAATAAAAAGCTGAAACAATTCTCATTACTCGAAAGTGATGATTTTAGAAAATACAAACGATATATGATTTACCTATTTCAGAAAGTGGATTGA